One Xiphophorus maculatus strain JP 163 A chromosome 23, X_maculatus-5.0-male, whole genome shotgun sequence genomic window, ACTGGAATATTTGCCCATTCTTCTAAAAAACATAACTCAACTTAATAATAGATCGAATGTATCTGTGAAGATCAGTTTTCAAGCATCACCAAACATTACCAAATATACTTTGGGACGTTCTAACTCATTAATATGCGTTCATCTAAACTATCAAATAGCAGCTCTTTAGGTTGTTGTCCTACAAGGGGGTGAACCAATTTAAGATTGAGGTTTAAACGTCTTTAGGGAATTTCCATGGCATTGATTCCACAAATACTTTCTTACTATTACTCTTTTATAAAGGCCATTTATATGTAACCTTTTTTAACCTTAattgtggatctctgcagcttctccagagttAGAGTTCTCCTTTTGACTGGTTATCTGATCAATGCCTAACCTTTATGTGGCCTTACTCTTTCCATTCTTGTTTGTTGGATTGAACAGTGCAACTGGTAACATTGAATTGTATTTTAGAGCATCATAGTTAACAGGATTTAATACAAATGCAAGCCATGCaagacattttctaattttaaaaaatatgttgaaaaccatttatcaaaaaaaaaaatactcaggCATTTCAGGTtgtagtgtgacaaaatgtcaaaacttgatgtaatattaatattctGTAAGACACTTAAAATGttagcaataaaaatgtttccattaaaatgtaGTAAATTAAAGTAAGCTGAACCTTTCCACACtcagatgtttgtgtgtttgttgagCTCTACCTCAGGGCTTCGGTGTTTACATTTGAGCTGCTTCCCTCGGGTAAAATGAGAGACCAGTTAAGAGCAAAGCGGTAATGAGATGCCCCAGTGGATGCAAACAAGCGGAGATGATTGCGAATAGCCAGATAATCTGTGCACTGGGCAGTTCTGGTGTTAAGCTTCACCCCTGGGAGCGGTTGCAGCGATCCGTCTCCTGTGAGGTTCCAGCTGTACACGTGAGGGTCAGAAAACTGCGGGGAGAAAGGGTGGAACCGGACCTGCAGAACAGCaaaaaattaagaagaaaaaataaatgaatgatcTACCagaatttgttttgctttctttaattATAACTCGTAAAACGATGCATTTTACCTGCAGTGTAGAGTCTGCTATCCCCCAGTGAAATTTACAAGGAAAATGGCCTTTTACATCTGTTGATGAGTTTTCATCAGCTGGAAAACCATTGTCATTGACAATTTGCTTGAAGTATTGAGCTGTGGTCTTGGGAACCCTGGTTCCGTTTGGTTGATTGAAGTCAACGTAGAAAAGGCCTCTTCTCACACTATAGCCATAATTCCACTCAAATCCATCCAACAATGACCAGGCTGAGTAGCCAAATACCTGCACACCATCAAACTTGatggctaaaataaaaataaaaagacttcagtatttattttctaagaaCTAGATGTGCTATTTAAGAGTTTAGATCTAAGGGATTTCCTATTTACCCTGTAGGACTTGGTTGATAAAACTTTTCATCAGATAGATGGCAACTGTGTCTTCTCTTCCAACACTGGCGTCAGAGAACCACCCCCCTTCTGCCACCAGTACCCTCTGGTTCCCATACTCTAGTTTTATCCAGCCCAGGAGGCGTCGCAGGTCTGGGGTGATGCTCTGCCCATTGTGTAACAGGTTCTGGCCAAGACGGAAATTGTTTGGCCCAAACGACAAAGCAAAAAAGTCTGCTGTTTTCTGCACCCAGAGCTTCTCTTCAGGGGTGAACATGGGCATGAGATcggcatattttattttcagagagACTGGATAGTCCCCAGCACCAAAGATGGGATCAGCAAACCATCCAAGAATGGCCTCCATCGACTGCTGACAGAGAGCAACGTTGGCTGCTGTGGGCTGGCCTCTGTGGGGTTCAACCCAGTGGGAACCTAAAACAATGGATACTTTACCCCTCTGAGTTGGGCGGAAGTGAGTGTTGTATGTCTGCCATGCTTTGGCGTGTgcctaaaaacaacaatacagaCTCTGTAAGGATGTTGTTAATTTGTTGGCAACATAATAAAACAGTACACAAGTAGTTCAACTAATACAATTCATCTTAGCTGAATACCTATTACATGTGACAGCCTGAATATATTTCAtggtattttgtaaaaatcccacaatattaaaatattacaagcTTTATTCTCTGTTCTCTActtctctatttaaattaaaatattaaatacagataaaacaaaacaaattttaaataccTTTTTTCATATTAATAGACAATGGCCTGCAAAAGTATGATTACACTTTGAACATATTTTGTCTAATTACAACCACAtacttctgtgtgttttattaggaGTTTTTGAGTTAGACTAAATTACTACACAAATTATTACATAActgtaaagtggaaaaaatatatttcattcatcttaaaaatattgcatgcatttgtatttagcctcCTTTGCTCTGACCAAATAACATTCAAGaggaatacttttgcagtaCACAAGACTCTACATAAAAtcctttatttaaagaaaataagtgaTTTGATATTCATACATATTCCGCTAGCATATGAATATTAAGATGTCATGCTAATgtatcaaataatttttttttaaatagggcAAAAACAAGGGTACATTTTGACAGCATATTAATCGGTATGAGGAAGTGGAAAATCACTATTTACTTAATCTATCTGCTTGGTGTTAGCTGGGAGCAGACCAGCTGTGCTTGACTGCATAAACGTAAGTGAGTATTAATGAGGCGTATCTCCGTGACTtcctgacacacacacgcagattCCCTCCACCACAAAAGTGCTGATGTGGTGGACTTTGACCCTAGTGTCTCTTTAAGTGTCCTGTTTACTTATCACAAAACCTGTCAATATGAATATAGCCAACCAATCATCAGGCAGATAAAACCACCAGTGAGTGGGGATGTTTTGTGGATTATTGCCTTAATTATATGCAGTAGTTATGTTGGATTAAGAGACTtgtaaaagtcagaaaaagacCAGTGATCCGGTCTGTGTTTGCTACTCTGTCCTGTGACCTATCTGGAAATATAAACATTCATTGACTATCATAAAATGATAAAGCTGTAGGAGTTCAAAGTTTGCTCACAGACTGTGTGTGTGATCTTATAAACTGTACAAAGAAAGTTGTTGAGTAACCCTGCACGACTCACCCTGATCAGGTTATGGGCTACAGTGAAAGAGCTGGAGACCCCCCCTTTTTCTCCAGGAGCGTGCACGCCTGTCCCATATCCTTGCACGGCCACCAGGTATGGGTTGTGCATTGTGAGCCAGTATTTCACCCGACTCCCAAAAGTACTGAAACAAAACGTTGCATACTGCTCAAAATGCTCCACTAACGTGTTATTTTTCCAGCCTCCATATTGATCCTGAAACACCTGTGGTAGGTCCCAATGGTAGAGAGTCACAATAGgctcaattttcttttccaggAGCCTCTCTATGAGGCGACTGTAGTGATCCACAGCAGCTGCATTGGGCTCGCCAGTGGCATTGCCTTCAGGGAAAAGTCTGGGCCAGGAGAGGGAGAAAGTGTATGATCTTACACCGAGATATCCCAGTGCCGCTACATCTTCTTCCCAGCAGTTGTAGCTGTCACTTGCCACATCTGCGGTCTCTCTGGGAAAATAATCACTGGTAGAGGAGTGGGTGAAATGGTCCCAAATGGAGACGCCTTTCCCATCCTGGTTCCAGGCTCCTTCATTTTGGAAGGCTGATGTACCTGAGCCCCAGATGAACCCTGGGGGGAAGGTGTCCTGAAGAAAAGACTGGTCTTTGCTAATGGGGCTCGGTTTGGGTCGCTGCCAGATACTCCTGCCTTCCCCAGGAGAACAGACCGCCCGGTCCCAAGGAAACGTCAACAACAGAAGGGAAACCAAAAGGTGTGTGTGACAGGAAGGATGGTTCAGCATACTGAAGGAGTCCACTTTGTCTTTAAAATCCACTTTGAAgacagcaggtgtcagtcagttttACCATGACAAATCCTTTTCTAGCTGAACGTAGATCCATTGTAAGTGAAAGAAAACCAGACAAACAAAGAGAGAGGGACATTGGAAGCCTCAAGGTGCTGCTGTGTCCATCTGACAACCTGGTTAGCCTGCCCTATCGGTCTCTCCCTCTGTGTACTTCTGCTCCCACTCAGCCCCTCCCTGCAACATAGATTCACACATACAAAGGTTGACTCATACCCAAGCAAGCTGCTATCATTGTCTTACAACAGATTAATTCTTACTTAAGCAAAGTAATAGAAAAGTTTGATTATATCATCAAATGTAAAAGCAAAGAGTAAGACCTCATTACACTTCGTGACTGTATCAatgacttgtttttctttggggtATTTTTCTACACAGAACATCCTCGTGTCAATAATTAGCTTGTACTCTGATCCTGAAGAAATATTCCTCTGGAAACCCTTCTTAGTGATGAGGTTTGAATTAATAGTTGCCAAATGTTCatgacaaataaacaaattaagttaatttttaGCCGATTTACAAGAGATGATCCaagttgttttcctttttcattgtttttcttattgtaAGAGGTGGTAAGGACATTTGCAGTGTTCCCACCCAGATCTGATCCAATGGTACCAGGTGACAACGAACACACCGCATTATGTGTCTTTATTAAATTTAGCTCTCCTTTCTGTATATGTGCCAGTCAGTCACCCAAGGCAAAAAACGCACAGGGTGGCAGAGGACATTGCTGGGATATGTgtgtcttaaaaataaaaaaaacctttccatCACAGTTGAAACAcatcaaaaaattatttcacctTGTCCAGAGGAAGAGATTGTAGTAAGGTAAACAACAGTCACTCTGCTCCAAGGGATCGAGGCGTAAGCTAATTAAAAAGTGACAAATGTCTATTTACTATCCCCACTGGCATTATTGGGTCACCATGACGCTAAAAGATTGAAACTGCTGAAACTGAGTTGCTCTGTCATTTGTGAAACTTATGTTCCAACACTTTTCTTGGAAATGAACCAGAGCTTTTAATCTTATACCATTAAAAACGATGAAAGAAGAtatattaaatgaattattttaataattaaagaaaatagaaCTGAATGTTCAAAAGCaccaaaataatcagatttcagtATCTTTACTGTCTTGTCAAGAGGCAGAAGTTTCTTTAGTCACTCTGTTCTGTAATtagaacaggaagtgaaaaagGGATGTGAGAGAAAAAGCACAACTGGTTAGAGAGGAGCTTTCGTTTTTATGCTTCCCATCAATGTGGCTATTTAGTGCAACACTTTTACAAATAAGGAGCAGAAGCCAATCCAACAGTAGAGCTGATGCTCATcttttgagaaaacattttttgttttttccacccattttgtgaaaaaaactcaatttttttccccatcttgGAGAATTCAATCTTCTGTGACTaacatttggattaaaaaacatctgaagctaGCTGAGGTTTGTGCActctttcctctgtttttacaATAACATGCTGGTTGAATCTTGTTGTATAAAGTGCTATTAATTTGAACTGTTTAGTATATTAGTTTAATTACCAGGAAGATGTTGAAAACGCACAGAAAAGGATTAGGATTATTAAACCACTGTGACTTGCAGAAGTTTTCAcaagatttgaactttttcaaggAACAAGCAAACTTCATTTTGGTGAAATTTTATGCAacataaaattctaaaaaaggGTGTTATGTATGTGTATTTAACCCTAAAATTGAACACTTTCAACCAAATTCAAATGCTATAACAGCTATAGTGTTTTGTGTTATGTCTACAACGGCTTTATACATTCAAACTGAAGTTTTTACcaaatttttctttgtaaaatagctcaagctcagtgcGACAGGACAGGACAGAGAGCTTCtgtgaacagcagtttttttttttagtcctgTCCCATATTCATAATTGGGTTTAGTTCTAAATTTTGATTGGGTCATTCTAACACACACCAAGCTAcaatctaaaccattccattatAGCTCTTACTGTATATTTAGGGTTGTCAACCAAAATTCACTGTATATCCAGAATGAAGAAAATCATGGTTACATATATAGCTATAAGGTTTAGAAGATTTTGGTCAGTACCAATAATGTTTGCTACAGAAGAACTTACTATGATGTCATAACTGCAAATAAATCCCTGTAATGATCATAGTATATAGCCCTGATACAAGTCTAtgtataaaaaattatgttaagtCAAtgattcatttctttgagtgtatTTGACTGATGTGATAGTTTCTTTAAGAACAATTCTGTGTattccttttttattcattacagtgttagttttctgcaGGTGAGACAATAGCGTCCTCTAGTGTTACTAGATCTTGCTAAAATGAAACCATGTATCAGTCAGATTTGtgtgcaaatatatatatatagagagagacaaagagagagagagagagagagagagagagagtctgtgaaagttgggtagtaactagttagttacatttacttgagtaatgttTTGGAAGAAATATACTAAAGGGTTGTATTATCTGATCCACACcaactttagtttatttaaaggtaaaatattCATCCCATATAATCTTACGTCAGGAGAGACACCTCGGCTTGCGTCTCAAAGCAAATAACCTTGACTAAATGCATCATTACagtattgttttacatttacttgagtaatattatcaCAAAGTATCTGCTCTTACTTGGGTAATATTATGCTGTTTGGTTTTGAGAGTTCTGGTGTGTAAGCTTGTTATTTTTTCAGTACTGTTAATTTTGATATTACATATTCACATATCCAATGATGTTAGAGAAACACAGACTTCCATAGGATGAGACGTGTGCACACGATTGTATACAAACTGCACCTTCCAGTATTTTCTGAAACaagaataacaataataattaagaccataaattacttttcttccacttcacaattaagGACACCTTTGTTTTGATCTACAGGAGAACCAATGGGATACACTAATTGTAACATGACaatatttgaaaaagttcaagttggaagtatttttttgtttgtttcaaaaggCATTAAGTAAAAACAGGATACATCAAACATTTCTCCtacattaaaaactttaatcaaGGTGAAGTAAGCAGATGTTGCAGGGACACTGTCACAGTGGTATTAATCCACATCTCCCATTTCTCCAGACAGGCGATGGGGCCCTCGACTGCATTCCTCTGGGCAGCGGCCGTATTGGTGGTGCTGCAGATGTGTAATTCATCCCATGACAGCATCGTAGACCGATCTTCTAGAAACCTCTCCTCTGTCCCGACAGACCTGCCTCTTGATGCAGAATATATCGACCTGTCATGCAACCATATACAGCAGCTCCACAAAGGggactttaaaaacacaacccTCCTTCGGTTCCTGAACATGTCGTGGAATGGTTTGGAGCTCATTGACACAGAGACGTTTCATGACACGCCACTTTTAGAAAATCTGGATTTGTCACACAACGTGCTGAGGAACCTGTCAGACCAACACTACTTGTCATTTACAGGGAATCTCAGAGTGCTGAACATGGCATGGAACAAGTTTGAGAACATGACTTTGGGAAGAGAGTTCAGTTTCCTAAGAAAACTGGAGAGTTTAACACTAGGAGCAAAAGTCATCAGTTTGGGGGATTTCAAGAACATCGCTAACGTGACGTTATACTGCTTGACCTTTTCTCTGGAGGAGGAACTTGATTATGAAGCAAACAGCTTAATGGATGTTAGTGCTGAAAAAATTCAACTAGATCTAAATGGCAGAGAAATACCCCAAAATGAATTGTTCGCTGATGTGTTGTCATTCTTTGTAGAAGTCGAAGTCAGGAATATAAGTGGGGGCTACCAATATGTAAAAATGCAGCTTAGTAAGAGAGCCATAATATCCACTCGCAGTCTTTCCATGAATAACATTGTAATTGATTGGAACGATTTAACTCAAGTAGTAAATGCCACTCTGTACACATCCATTGCCCATCTGAGCGCCTCTGATGTGGCAATAAATAACCCCCCATTCATAGACACCCCTCTGACAGAGACATCTTCAATGCAGTCCTTCACAGTCTCACGAGCAGTTGtaacctccttttttttttctcaggagGCCTTGtacaactttttcatcaatcTGCCAGTAGAGCACTGTGCAATCGTAGAGACTTCACTGATTCACATGACATGTCCAAAAAAACAGAGCCCCATCCTTGAATTGGACTTCTCTTTCTGCGCGCTGTCTGATTCCGTCTTCTCCAGATTTGAAGGTCAAGAAATAGTCGAATGCAAGACTCTGGGCAACGTACAAAATCTCTTTCTGGTAGGCAATAATCTTAAGAATCTTCAAGTAGTGAGTAAAAGGTTGCAGTACATGAAATCTCTGCAACATCTGGACCTCAGTATCAACTCCTTTGTGTATGACGGTTCCTTTGAATGTCTGTGGCCACCGAGCATCACTGTTATGAATCTTTCTTCTGGAGGTCTAAcagataatgtttttaaatgtctacCAATAGGAGTAGAAACACTGGACCTACAGAACAACCAAATTTCTGTAATACCACAGTTCATCCTCAAACTGCAAAATCTCTCTTCTCTGAATCTGAATGCCAACAGGCTCCGTGACCTGCCGGTATGTGATGACTTCCCAAAAATGACTGAGCTTCTGCTGAAGTCAAACTCCCTCCATGCACCTTCACTGATAAAGTTGAAAAGCTGCCCTAATCTGAAAATCCTGGACGCAAGTGACAACCCATTCACCTGCACCTGCCCTCTGAGGCACTTCATTCGCCTTGGCATTCAGACTGAATATGAGAGTGGCCACTCAGGTCTTGAACTGTTAAACTGGCCAGAGAGTTACCACTGCATCTACCCGGAAGCAGTCAGGAATTCCACGTTAGAAAGCTTCCAGATTCCTGAGATCTCTTGTAGCGCCAGCCTTCTGGCAGCCACCATCCTGGTTCCTTCAGTGGTACTGATAGTTACAATTTTCTTTCTGTGCCAACGTCTGGATGTGCCTTGGTACGTGGGCATGATCTGGCAGTGGACCAGAGCCAAACATCGAGCAAGAATGCGGCAGCTTCGACCCGAAGACATGGTGGGTATTGAGTTCCATGCTTTTGTGTCCTACAGCCAGCACGACTCAGACTGGATGAAgaatttcctgcttttgaacCTCGAGGGTCCTGCAGGGGGGCTCAGAATCTGCCACCATGAAAAAGACTTTGTGCCGGGGAAAACAATTATGGAGAACATCATCACATGCGTGGAGAAAAGTCGCCGCTCAGTGTTTGTGCTCTCCGCTCACTTTGTCAAGAGTGAATGGTGCCATTATGAGCTTTACTTT contains:
- the klb gene encoding beta-klotho, which encodes MLNHPSCHTHLLVSLLLLTFPWDRAVCSPGEGRSIWQRPKPSPISKDQSFLQDTFPPGFIWGSGTSAFQNEGAWNQDGKGVSIWDHFTHSSTSDYFPRETADVASDSYNCWEEDVAALGYLGVRSYTFSLSWPRLFPEGNATGEPNAAAVDHYSRLIERLLEKKIEPIVTLYHWDLPQVFQDQYGGWKNNTLVEHFEQYATFCFSTFGSRVKYWLTMHNPYLVAVQGYGTGVHAPGEKGGVSSSFTVAHNLIRAHAKAWQTYNTHFRPTQRGKVSIVLGSHWVEPHRGQPTAANVALCQQSMEAILGWFADPIFGAGDYPVSLKIKYADLMPMFTPEEKLWVQKTADFFALSFGPNNFRLGQNLLHNGQSITPDLRRLLGWIKLEYGNQRVLVAEGGWFSDASVGREDTVAIYLMKSFINQVLQAIKFDGVQVFGYSAWSLLDGFEWNYGYSVRRGLFYVDFNQPNGTRVPKTTAQYFKQIVNDNGFPADENSSTDVKGHFPCKFHWGIADSTLQVRFHPFSPQFSDPHVYSWNLTGDGSLQPLPGVKLNTRTAQCTDYLAIRNHLRLFASTGASHYRFALNWSLILPEGSSSNVNTEALRYYRCVLTEIKKLNLEAMVILYHPTHRAPNLGLPGPLHASGGWLNYTTVGAFQEYVALCYQELGTWVHYWITINEPNRLIDVYSNVTERHQATHNLLIAHAKAWRLHEREYFGKQRSLVSLALHADWASPGNPFLESHIVATERFLLFELGFFLDPLLETRDEKKKGQHPPPEMRESLGERARVFGLPKTPLPHFTTTERQELNGALSFIALNHFTTRLVSPNPHKQDILQKKPAPEHDCVTFSDPTWLSSNLGQALAPWGLRKMLKWVNQRYGRTLPIIVTASGIDDQASVEDNLRQYYLRSYLQEALKAYHLDGVNLQGFYVWKLQDRHAPLFGLFTSTQHQSKAKASVALYRKIIANSGSSNNSTTQLCRLTEQQEKCLTCEWLLKNKPMLVFGGCLLITSVMLAALIIFIVISKRNKKHNRGRKKRSENRRRRNKATAYCLCPDIRY
- the LOC102229909 gene encoding toll-like receptor 1, translating into MGPSTAFLWAAAVLVVLQMCNSSHDSIVDRSSRNLSSVPTDLPLDAEYIDLSCNHIQQLHKGDFKNTTLLRFLNMSWNGLELIDTETFHDTPLLENLDLSHNVLRNLSDQHYLSFTGNLRVLNMAWNKFENMTLGREFSFLRKLESLTLGAKVISLGDFKNIANVTLYCLTFSLEEELDYEANSLMDVSAEKIQLDLNGREIPQNELFADVLSFFVEVEVRNISGGYQYVKMQLSKRAIISTRSLSMNNIVIDWNDLTQVVNATLYTSIAHLSASDVAINNPPFIDTPLTETSSMQSFTVSRAVVTSFFFSQEALYNFFINLPVEHCAIVETSLIHMTCPKKQSPILELDFSFCALSDSVFSRFEGQEIVECKTLGNVQNLFLVGNNLKNLQVVSKRLQYMKSLQHLDLSINSFVYDGSFECLWPPSITVMNLSSGGLTDNVFKCLPIGVETLDLQNNQISVIPQFILKLQNLSSLNLNANRLRDLPVCDDFPKMTELLLKSNSLHAPSLIKLKSCPNLKILDASDNPFTCTCPLRHFIRLGIQTEYESGHSGLELLNWPESYHCIYPEAVRNSTLESFQIPEISCSASLLAATILVPSVVLIVTIFFLCQRLDVPWYVGMIWQWTRAKHRARMRQLRPEDMVGIEFHAFVSYSQHDSDWMKNFLLLNLEGPAGGLRICHHEKDFVPGKTIMENIITCVEKSRRSVFVLSAHFVKSEWCHYELYFASHQRLSQGSDSIVLVLLEPLPQYLIPSKYYQLKSMMNRHTYLEWPQDKAKHRLFWANLRAALQTDLPSKLVSETEE